The genomic interval TATCCAATCCATTTCGCTATAATCACATCATGCTAATCTATGACAACCCCTCTTTTCTCCTACTCACCAAAAATGCAGGTGCCAACTTCCACTCCGAAGACTCGGCAGGGTTTGTCGTGCAAATGTCCAAGCAGTTCGGCATCCCCCTTTTCCCCGTTCATCGTCTCGACAAAATGACTTCCGGACTGGTGATTCTCGCCAAAAATTCCGAAACGGCGGCGCAGTTTGGGAAAATGTTTGAAAACCGAGAGATCGAGAAATACTACC from Sulfuricurvum sp. carries:
- a CDS encoding pseudouridine synthase, which encodes MLIYDNPSFLLLTKNAGANFHSEDSAGFVVQMSKQFGIPLFPVHRLDKMTSGLVILAKNSETAAQFGKMFENREIEKYY